A stretch of Chryseobacterium viscerum DNA encodes these proteins:
- the tgt gene encoding tRNA guanosine(34) transglycosylase Tgt has product MKFFNIEKTSEGKARAGEITTDHGKIQTPIFMPVGTVASVKTVHQRELKEDIKAQIILGNTYHLYLRPGMETMQDAGGLHKFMNWDLPILTDSGGFQVFSLASNRKMTEEGARFKSHIDGSYHMFSPERSMEIQRQIGADIFMAFDECTPYPCDYNQAKSSMELTHRWLKRCIEWTNDNPELYGYKQRLFPIVQGSTYSDLRKISAEVISEAGAEGNAIGGLSVGEPEEEMYRITDEVTDILPKEKPRYLMGVGTPWNILESIGLGIDMMDCVMPTRNARNAMLFTWQGVMNLKNEKWKRDFSPLDEFGTSFVDREYSKAYLRHLFVSKEYLAKQIASIHNLAFYLDLVKVAREHIMAGDFYEWKNSVVPVLRQRL; this is encoded by the coding sequence ATGAAATTTTTTAATATAGAAAAAACCTCTGAAGGAAAAGCAAGAGCAGGGGAGATTACCACAGATCACGGGAAGATTCAAACTCCTATTTTTATGCCTGTGGGAACTGTAGCAAGTGTGAAAACAGTTCATCAGAGAGAATTAAAAGAAGACATTAAAGCTCAGATTATTCTGGGAAATACTTACCACCTTTACCTTCGCCCGGGAATGGAGACGATGCAGGATGCGGGTGGTTTACATAAATTCATGAACTGGGACCTTCCTATCCTTACTGATTCAGGAGGTTTTCAGGTATTTTCACTGGCAAGTAACAGAAAAATGACTGAAGAAGGTGCGAGATTTAAATCTCATATCGACGGAAGTTACCACATGTTCTCCCCGGAAAGATCAATGGAGATTCAAAGACAGATCGGAGCCGATATTTTTATGGCTTTTGATGAGTGTACTCCTTATCCTTGCGATTATAACCAGGCAAAATCATCTATGGAGCTTACCCACCGTTGGCTGAAAAGATGTATTGAATGGACTAATGATAATCCTGAATTATATGGATACAAACAAAGACTTTTCCCTATTGTTCAGGGATCTACCTATTCAGACCTTAGAAAAATTTCTGCAGAAGTAATTTCTGAAGCAGGAGCCGAAGGAAATGCCATTGGGGGACTTTCTGTAGGAGAGCCTGAAGAGGAAATGTACAGAATCACTGATGAAGTAACAGACATCCTTCCAAAAGAAAAACCAAGATATCTGATGGGAGTAGGAACTCCATGGAATATCCTTGAGTCCATCGGACTGGGAATTGATATGATGGACTGTGTAATGCCGACAAGAAATGCAAGAAATGCAATGCTTTTCACATGGCAGGGGGTGATGAACCTTAAAAATGAAAAATGGAAGCGCGATTTTTCGCCTTTAGATGAATTTGGGACCAGTTTTGTAGATCGAGAATATTCAAAAGCGTATCTTCGCCACCTGTTTGTATCTAAAGAATATCTGGCAAAACAGATCGCTTCGATTCATAATCTTGCCTTCTATCTTGATTTAGTAAAAGTAGCCAGAGAACATATTATGGCAGGAGATTTCTACGAATGGAAAAACTCTGTGGTGCCAGTTCTTAGACAAAGACTATAA
- a CDS encoding DUF4296 domain-containing protein, translating to MNSSLQTKEYVYAKFHQTIKNYKNKLMKKLIFIFVLLGMFSCSDYIDKPKNLVDKGVMAEIIADLAINDQAIYVYPDKNMEAGTRAVLKSHKVKSDDFVESFKYYVIKEEMDGIANDAQEILLKKDPKADKYVKDKLKQNGAVIPLVR from the coding sequence ATGAACAGTTCTCTTCAGACAAAGGAATATGTATATGCGAAGTTCCATCAGACTATTAAAAATTATAAAAATAAACTGATGAAAAAGCTGATCTTTATTTTCGTTTTGCTGGGCATGTTTTCGTGCAGCGATTATATTGATAAGCCTAAAAATCTGGTCGATAAAGGCGTAATGGCAGAGATTATTGCAGATCTTGCAATCAATGATCAGGCAATCTATGTATATCCTGATAAAAATATGGAAGCCGGTACTAGAGCCGTTCTGAAGTCACATAAAGTAAAGTCTGATGACTTTGTAGAAAGCTTCAAGTATTACGTTATCAAAGAAGAAATGGATGGGATCGCCAATGATGCACAGGAAATATTGCTGAAAAAAGATCCGAAAGCAGATAAATACGTAAAGGATAAACTGAAACAAAACGGAGCTGTAATACCTTTGGTAAGGTAA
- a CDS encoding polyprenol monophosphomannose synthase has translation MKKLVIIPTYNEKENIENIISAVFALEDDFHILVVDDTSPDGTAEVVKELQKKYPHYLHLSIRHVKDGLGKAYIHGFKWAIKNKYDYIFEMDADFSHNPNDLPKLFEACRNADMAIGSRYSKGVNVVNWPMGRVLLSYFASKYVRFVLGLPIHDTTAGFVCFSRNVLEEIGLDNVRLKGYGFQIEMKFRAFKKGFRIVEVPIIFTNRILGESKMNGGIIHEAVFGVLNLKWKSIINRL, from the coding sequence ATGAAAAAACTCGTCATTATCCCCACATACAACGAAAAGGAAAATATTGAAAATATTATTTCCGCGGTTTTTGCATTGGAAGATGACTTTCATATCCTGGTTGTGGATGATACTTCTCCGGATGGAACAGCAGAAGTTGTAAAAGAATTGCAGAAGAAATATCCGCATTATCTGCACCTGTCAATAAGACATGTGAAAGATGGGTTGGGAAAGGCATATATTCATGGATTTAAGTGGGCTATCAAAAATAAATATGATTATATTTTTGAGATGGATGCCGATTTTTCTCATAATCCCAATGACCTGCCGAAATTGTTTGAAGCATGCAGGAATGCCGATATGGCCATAGGTTCCCGTTACTCAAAAGGAGTGAATGTGGTGAACTGGCCAATGGGAAGAGTGTTGCTGTCTTATTTTGCATCAAAATATGTAAGGTTCGTATTGGGACTTCCGATTCATGATACTACAGCGGGATTTGTCTGTTTTTCAAGAAATGTATTGGAAGAAATAGGATTGGATAATGTAAGACTGAAAGGTTACGGGTTTCAGATAGAAATGAAATTCAGAGCATTTAAAAAAGGCTTCAGAATTGTAGAAGTTCCTATTATATTTACCAATAGAATTTTAGGAGAAAGTAAAATGAATGGCGGTATTATTCATGAAGCAGTTTTTGGAGTGTTAAACTTAAAGTGGAAATCAATCATCAATAGACTATGA
- a CDS encoding DUF4271 domain-containing protein, whose product MPSSQHFINHVRIPENNDWVIFILVGCIFLYVFMMNVIERDASLKDFLLQKYFDASNNLPSWIITSCVTTLTLSVLISQYIPIVPKYIADLQLLGYQLNKFGYTLLAVLFFYLVKSTFGFLFYQSIGDGKKWPIFYFTSTKFYFILTFLLIILCVAHYYFPIDRNKMFLYYLCFFSFVFIFKVFFYLFHKNKILPEKWYYKFLYICTLQIAPLLLLWKLLFF is encoded by the coding sequence TTGCCATCATCACAACACTTCATCAATCACGTAAGAATACCTGAAAATAATGATTGGGTAATCTTTATTCTAGTGGGCTGTATATTTTTATATGTTTTTATGATGAACGTCATAGAAAGGGATGCCAGTCTCAAAGATTTTCTGCTTCAAAAGTATTTTGATGCCAGTAACAACCTTCCCAGCTGGATTATCACTTCATGTGTGACGACGCTCACCTTATCTGTTTTAATTTCGCAGTACATTCCTATTGTACCGAAATATATTGCCGATCTTCAGCTTTTGGGGTATCAGCTTAATAAATTCGGGTATACTTTGCTGGCTGTACTGTTTTTTTATTTAGTAAAATCAACATTCGGTTTTTTATTTTATCAAAGTATAGGGGACGGAAAAAAATGGCCTATTTTTTATTTTACCTCCACAAAATTTTATTTCATTCTTACATTTTTGCTAATAATTCTTTGTGTAGCCCATTATTACTTCCCTATAGACAGAAATAAAATGTTCTTGTATTATTTGTGTTTCTTTTCTTTTGTATTCATTTTCAAAGTTTTTTTCTACTTATTTCACAAGAACAAGATTCTTCCCGAAAAATGGTATTATAAATTTTTGTATATTTGCACCCTCCAAATCGCACCATTATTATTGCTTTGGAAGTTGTTATTTTTTTAA
- a CDS encoding uroporphyrinogen-III synthase, whose translation MRIKSILVSQPAPSESSPYLDIAKKEKIKIDFRPFIHVEGVDNKELRTQKIDLTQYTGIIFTSKNAIDHYFRLAEELRFAVPDTMRYICQSEAIANYLQKHIVYRKRKISFGEKNFSDLLPLFKKFPTEKYLLPSSDVLSPDIVKTMDASNADWTRAIMYRTVCSDLTDINIKDYDMLIFFSPQGIKSLQQNFPDFKQDETKIGVFGNTTLAAAEEAGLQVDLMAPTKETPSMTMALEKYIKALHK comes from the coding sequence ATGAGAATAAAGTCTATATTGGTTTCTCAACCAGCGCCTAGTGAGTCTTCTCCATATTTGGATATAGCGAAGAAGGAAAAAATAAAGATTGATTTCCGTCCATTTATCCACGTCGAAGGGGTTGACAATAAAGAGCTCAGAACACAGAAAATAGATCTGACGCAGTATACCGGTATTATTTTTACCAGTAAAAATGCGATTGATCATTACTTCAGACTTGCGGAAGAACTTCGTTTTGCCGTTCCGGATACAATGAGATATATCTGCCAGTCGGAAGCAATTGCCAACTACCTTCAAAAGCATATTGTGTACAGAAAAAGAAAAATCAGCTTTGGGGAGAAAAACTTCTCAGACCTGCTTCCTCTTTTCAAAAAATTCCCAACTGAAAAATATCTGTTACCATCTTCAGATGTTTTGAGCCCGGATATTGTGAAAACCATGGATGCCTCTAATGCAGACTGGACAAGAGCAATCATGTACCGTACCGTATGCAGCGACCTTACAGATATCAACATTAAAGATTATGATATGTTGATCTTCTTTAGCCCGCAAGGAATTAAATCTCTACAACAAAACTTCCCAGACTTCAAGCAGGATGAAACCAAGATCGGCGTTTTCGGAAACACGACTTTGGCTGCTGCAGAAGAAGCAGGATTACAAGTAGACCTTATGGCCCCTACGAAAGAAACACCTTCTATGACGATGGCTTTAGAAAAATATATTAAAGCGCTTCATAAATAA
- a CDS encoding T9SS type A sorting domain-containing protein, producing the protein MKKLLSYLLFFTIVFVNAQNDNCSGAIPLTVGTDFTSGALTSTNLNATTDGSLPTCSSDAADNVWFTVIVPQSGNLKIKTGQASGSLFDDSVLTVYSGNCGTLTEIECNDNDGSSSFSSISLSGQTPGTTLYISVWKYDSNTDNGEFQISAYDPLPPANDNCAQAIPLTAGTDFASGAITSSNAEATTDSSLPSCDPDAIDNVWFTAVVPQSGNLKIEAREASGSSFYNPVLTVYGGTCGSLTEISCSDDINSPISLTGQTPGTTLHISVWKYDSYSNNGEFQISAYDPIPPANDNCAQAIPLTVGTDFASGAITSSNAEATTDGSLPSCGPDAVDNVWFTVVVPQSGNLKIEAQEASGSSFYDPILTVYGGTCGSLTEISCSDNINSPIVLTGQTPGTTLHISVWKYDSSSNNGEFQISAYDPIPPANDNCAQATPLTVGTDFASGAITSSNAEATTDGSLPSCGSDAVDNVWFTVVVPQSGNLKIETGEVSGSLFDDSVLTVYSGNCGALTEIDCNDDGSSSFSSISLSGQAPGTTLYISVWKYSSNTNNGEFQISAYDNTALSTHEVTGNSKKIQVSPNPFTDILTVSNISEVKSISVVDASGDLVKTIEKPSSSLQLGDLKEGVYLLILKLNDGTVKTIKTIKK; encoded by the coding sequence ATGAAAAAATTATTATCCTATTTACTCTTTTTTACCATTGTATTTGTAAATGCCCAGAATGATAACTGTTCGGGAGCAATACCGCTAACGGTAGGCACAGACTTTACTTCTGGAGCGCTCACCTCTACAAATTTAAATGCTACTACTGACGGCTCTTTACCTACATGCAGTTCAGACGCGGCTGATAATGTATGGTTTACGGTAATTGTACCACAGAGCGGAAATCTCAAAATAAAAACAGGACAAGCCTCCGGTTCATTATTTGATGATTCAGTACTTACTGTTTACAGTGGCAATTGTGGTACTTTAACCGAAATTGAATGTAATGATAATGATGGCAGCTCTAGCTTTTCGTCAATATCATTATCCGGTCAGACTCCTGGAACTACCTTATATATAAGTGTCTGGAAATATGATTCCAATACTGACAATGGAGAATTCCAGATTTCAGCCTATGATCCCCTTCCTCCTGCCAATGATAACTGTGCACAGGCAATACCATTAACAGCAGGAACAGATTTCGCTTCAGGAGCCATCACTTCAAGCAACGCAGAAGCAACAACAGATAGCTCTCTGCCATCCTGTGATCCGGATGCTATTGATAATGTCTGGTTTACAGCAGTGGTACCACAGAGCGGAAATCTAAAGATAGAAGCACGGGAAGCTTCAGGCTCTTCATTTTATAATCCTGTACTTACCGTTTATGGAGGGACTTGCGGCTCACTAACAGAAATTAGCTGTAGTGATGATATTAATTCCCCGATCTCATTAACCGGACAAACTCCAGGCACCACCTTGCATATAAGTGTCTGGAAATATGACTCTTACTCAAACAATGGAGAATTCCAGATTTCAGCCTATGATCCTATTCCTCCCGCTAATGATAACTGCGCACAGGCAATACCATTAACAGTAGGAACTGATTTTGCTTCAGGAGCCATCACTTCAAGCAATGCAGAAGCAACTACTGACGGCTCTCTGCCATCATGTGGTCCAGATGCTGTTGACAATGTCTGGTTTACAGTAGTGGTACCACAGAGCGGAAATCTAAAAATAGAAGCACAGGAAGCTTCAGGCTCTTCGTTTTATGACCCTATACTTACCGTTTACGGAGGAACTTGCGGTTCACTAACAGAAATTAGCTGTAGTGATAATATTAATTCCCCAATCGTATTAACCGGACAGACTCCAGGCACCACCCTGCATATAAGTGTCTGGAAGTATGACTCTTCCTCAAACAATGGAGAATTCCAGATTTCAGCCTATGATCCTATTCCTCCCGCTAATGATAACTGCGCACAGGCAACACCATTAACAGTAGGAACTGATTTTGCTTCAGGAGCCATCACTTCAAGCAACGCTGAAGCAACTACTGACGGCTCTCTGCCATCATGCGGTTCAGATGCTGTTGACAATGTCTGGTTTACAGTAGTGGTACCACAGAGCGGAAATCTAAAAATAGAAACAGGAGAAGTCTCCGGCTCATTGTTTGATGATTCAGTACTTACTGTTTACAGCGGCAATTGTGGTGCTTTAACCGAAATTGATTGTAATGATGATGGCAGCTCTAGCTTTTCGTCAATATCATTATCTGGTCAGGCTCCTGGAACTACCCTGTATATAAGTGTCTGGAAATATAGTTCCAATACAAACAATGGAGAATTCCAGATTTCAGCCTACGATAATACGGCATTATCTACACATGAAGTTACTGGAAACAGTAAAAAAATCCAGGTATCTCCAAATCCTTTTACTGATATCCTTACCGTTTCCAATATCTCTGAAGTAAAATCGATATCAGTAGTGGATGCTTCAGGAGACTTGGTTAAAACCATTGAAAAACCTTCCTCATCGCTACAGCTTGGAGATTTAAAAGAAGGGGTGTATTTACTTATATTAAAACTAAATGATGGAACTGTAAAAACCATTAAAACAATAAAAAAATAA
- a CDS encoding S9 family peptidase, whose amino-acid sequence MKAPQAKKIEKILETHGDRRIDNYFWLNERENPEVIKYIEEENAYEEFIMKDTEALQEELFEEMKARYKKDDESLPYFFNEYWYIVRYEEGKEYPIFCRKHKSLDNEEEIVLDVNILAEGKEFFEVGSVAVSPGNELASFSSDDVGRRIYTLNFKNLKTGEILPDTIPNTTGKAVWANDNQHVFYIRKDKSLRAFQVYRHQLGTDSADDVLIFHEEDDTFDVNVFKTKSLQYIFIASSSTISDEHRFIPSDNVFAEWTVIQPRIDDLEYSVEHYEDEFYIITNADDAINFKIVKAKIDNCSMENWVDVIPHRAEVLLEGFEIFKDYLVLEERERGLLQIKIIDEKTQESYYLPFSDPTYTAYIGINLEFDTEILRYGYTSLTQPSSTYEYNMKDKTTKLLKQQEVLGGKFFHENYISERIWADSRDGETKVPISLVYHKDTKKSADTPLLLYGYGSYGHTVDASFSNVRLSILDRGFIYAIAHIRGGEYLGREWYEDGKMLFKKNTFFDFIDAGKHLIKENYTSSRHMYAMGGSAGGLLVGAVVNYEPQLFHGIVAQVPFVDVVSTMLDDTIPLTTGEYDEWGNPNDEEYYHYMKDYSPYDNVEAKDYPHMLITTGFHDSQVQYWEPAKWTAKLRELKTDDNILVFKTDMSSGHGGASGRFESLKEDALEYAFLLKINDNS is encoded by the coding sequence ATGAAAGCTCCACAGGCAAAAAAAATAGAAAAAATATTAGAAACCCACGGCGATAGAAGGATTGATAATTACTTTTGGCTGAATGAAAGGGAAAACCCTGAAGTCATCAAATATATTGAAGAAGAAAATGCCTACGAAGAATTCATCATGAAAGATACGGAAGCTCTTCAGGAAGAGCTTTTTGAAGAGATGAAGGCTCGTTATAAAAAAGATGATGAGTCTCTTCCTTATTTCTTTAATGAATACTGGTATATTGTACGCTATGAAGAAGGTAAAGAATATCCTATTTTCTGCAGAAAGCACAAAAGCCTTGACAATGAGGAGGAAATTGTACTTGACGTGAATATTTTAGCAGAAGGCAAAGAATTTTTTGAAGTAGGAAGTGTAGCAGTAAGCCCTGGTAATGAACTGGCTTCTTTTTCTTCAGATGATGTAGGGCGAAGAATTTATACACTCAATTTTAAAAATTTAAAAACTGGAGAAATTCTGCCGGACACTATCCCAAATACAACTGGAAAAGCAGTTTGGGCAAATGATAACCAGCATGTTTTCTACATTAGAAAAGATAAGAGTCTCCGTGCTTTCCAGGTATACAGACATCAATTAGGAACTGATTCTGCTGATGATGTTCTGATCTTCCACGAAGAAGATGACACTTTTGATGTTAATGTATTTAAAACAAAATCTTTACAGTATATTTTCATTGCAAGTTCAAGTACTATTTCTGATGAGCATCGTTTTATCCCTTCTGATAATGTATTTGCAGAATGGACAGTAATACAACCAAGAATAGATGATCTCGAATATTCCGTAGAGCATTATGAAGATGAATTCTATATTATCACTAATGCTGATGATGCAATTAACTTCAAAATTGTAAAAGCAAAGATTGACAACTGCAGTATGGAAAACTGGGTAGATGTTATTCCACACCGTGCGGAAGTTTTACTGGAAGGTTTTGAAATTTTCAAAGATTATCTGGTACTTGAGGAAAGAGAGAGAGGTTTGCTCCAGATCAAAATTATTGATGAGAAGACCCAGGAGTCTTATTATTTACCTTTTTCTGATCCAACTTATACAGCCTATATTGGGATCAACCTTGAATTTGACACTGAGATTCTCCGTTATGGTTACACATCTCTTACACAGCCAAGTTCCACTTACGAGTATAACATGAAAGACAAAACCACCAAACTTCTGAAACAACAGGAAGTATTAGGTGGAAAATTTTTTCATGAAAATTATATTTCAGAAAGAATATGGGCAGACTCCAGAGATGGGGAAACAAAAGTTCCAATTTCTTTAGTATACCATAAAGACACCAAAAAATCTGCTGACACCCCACTTTTGCTGTATGGATATGGAAGTTATGGGCACACCGTTGATGCCAGCTTTTCAAATGTAAGATTATCTATTCTGGACAGGGGCTTCATTTATGCTATTGCTCACATCCGTGGTGGAGAATATCTGGGAAGAGAATGGTATGAAGATGGAAAAATGTTATTCAAGAAAAATACATTTTTTGATTTCATTGATGCAGGAAAACATTTAATCAAAGAAAATTATACATCATCGAGACATATGTATGCGATGGGAGGAAGTGCCGGAGGACTATTGGTAGGTGCTGTGGTCAATTATGAACCTCAGTTATTCCACGGAATTGTAGCACAGGTCCCTTTCGTAGATGTTGTTTCCACAATGTTGGATGATACAATCCCATTGACTACCGGAGAATATGATGAATGGGGAAATCCAAATGACGAGGAGTATTATCATTATATGAAAGACTACTCTCCTTATGACAACGTAGAAGCCAAAGATTATCCTCACATGCTTATTACTACAGGATTCCATGATTCTCAGGTACAGTATTGGGAGCCTGCAAAATGGACGGCAAAGCTAAGAGAATTAAAGACAGATGATAATATTTTAGTCTTTAAAACTGACATGAGCTCTGGACATGGAGGAGCAAGCGGAAGATTTGAATCTCTGAAAGAAGATGCTTTAGAATATGCATTTCTGTTAAAAATAAATGATAATTCATAA
- a CDS encoding SRPBCC family protein: MESNIIFNKDFDAASTYVMKIYKADVSTVWDHFTQSELLDQWWGPKPWKCETVSQNFKEGGIWMYAMVGPNGEKGPMYAQSQYGEITEHRSLDWMSAFCDEKGNINEDFPRSKWLIGFTGVEEGTKVTINIHYHSPEVMKKILDMGFEEGFKMGLKQLEELIS; encoded by the coding sequence ATGGAATCTAATATCATTTTCAACAAAGATTTTGATGCGGCCAGTACGTATGTCATGAAAATTTATAAGGCTGATGTTTCAACGGTATGGGATCATTTCACCCAATCCGAATTATTGGATCAATGGTGGGGACCTAAACCCTGGAAATGTGAAACAGTAAGCCAAAACTTTAAAGAAGGTGGAATCTGGATGTATGCAATGGTAGGGCCAAACGGGGAGAAAGGACCTATGTACGCTCAGTCTCAGTATGGCGAAATTACGGAACACAGAAGCCTTGACTGGATGAGTGCTTTCTGTGATGAAAAAGGAAACATCAATGAAGATTTTCCAAGATCAAAATGGTTGATAGGTTTTACCGGAGTGGAAGAAGGAACTAAAGTGACCATTAATATCCATTACCATTCTCCGGAAGTGATGAAAAAGATCCTTGATATGGGGTTTGAAGAAGGATTTAAAATGGGACTGAAACAATTGGAAGAACTGATCAGTTGA
- a CDS encoding sensor histidine kinase, giving the protein MNNKFIPIISVFMTISLIVFVTLQFYWLKGYYGVLEQDFSNKVYAVLESTSQNIQEIEADKYLNQDYKDFRKNILANSKQPSLTTIQQVEDSGTQRQIIYSKNIIEKTQLPISQKGDSIKLTTLYTDEAAYKIKRDTTNRELLTTDINQEIETGDYSMKEFVKVYGNNLPITKRVDPKTLDSVIAKELKIRGISAKFGYGVLDRNNKLTSIVNKAYKEKKDSNIYSFPLFADKKNTLYSLALVFPKKEYSLAMNNWPMLLGTFLSLLTILGIYIISINYMMRQKKLAEVKTDFINNMSHEFKTPLATISVATDSLANDKIATNPDKVKYYSELIKQENLRMKKQVENVLNMSKLERNEVELFLKETNVRELIKRTTESFNLIVQQRNGTLTQKFNATHYNFKIDEFHISNMLVNLLDNANKYSPEAPEIHVETRNEGHWYIIEISDKGMGMDTQNKTKIFEKFFREETGNIHNVKGQGLGLSYVKKIVELHKGQIIVDSHKGNGSTFTIKLPMG; this is encoded by the coding sequence ATGAATAACAAATTCATCCCAATAATTTCAGTGTTTATGACAATCTCACTGATTGTCTTTGTGACGCTCCAATTTTATTGGTTGAAAGGCTATTACGGTGTACTGGAACAGGATTTTTCAAATAAAGTGTATGCTGTTTTGGAAAGTACTTCACAAAATATTCAAGAGATTGAAGCGGACAAGTACCTGAACCAGGATTATAAAGACTTCAGAAAAAATATTCTTGCGAACAGTAAACAGCCGTCCTTAACTACTATTCAACAGGTAGAAGACTCCGGCACTCAGAGACAGATTATTTACTCTAAAAACATTATTGAAAAAACACAGCTGCCAATTTCTCAAAAAGGGGATTCTATTAAACTCACCACCTTGTATACAGACGAAGCAGCCTATAAAATAAAGAGAGATACTACCAACCGTGAACTTCTTACCACAGATATCAATCAGGAGATTGAAACTGGAGATTATTCCATGAAAGAATTTGTGAAAGTATATGGAAACAATCTTCCTATCACCAAAAGAGTAGATCCGAAAACGCTTGATTCCGTGATCGCTAAAGAACTTAAAATAAGAGGAATATCTGCCAAGTTCGGATATGGAGTTCTTGACAGAAACAACAAGCTTACAAGCATTGTGAATAAAGCTTACAAAGAGAAAAAAGACAGTAATATCTACAGCTTTCCTCTTTTTGCAGACAAAAAAAACACATTGTACAGCCTCGCATTGGTGTTCCCTAAAAAAGAATACTCCCTGGCGATGAACAACTGGCCGATGCTTCTGGGAACATTTCTTTCTCTTCTTACTATTCTTGGAATTTATATTATTTCCATCAATTATATGATGAGGCAGAAAAAGCTTGCTGAAGTAAAAACAGACTTCATCAACAACATGTCTCATGAGTTTAAAACACCATTGGCAACCATTTCCGTAGCAACGGATTCTTTGGCTAATGATAAAATTGCCACCAATCCGGATAAGGTAAAATACTATTCCGAACTGATTAAGCAGGAAAACTTAAGGATGAAAAAGCAGGTAGAAAATGTGCTGAATATGTCCAAGCTTGAACGAAATGAAGTAGAACTGTTTTTAAAAGAAACCAATGTAAGGGAATTGATCAAAAGAACTACAGAATCTTTCAATCTTATTGTGCAGCAAAGAAACGGAACACTTACGCAAAAGTTCAATGCCACCCATTATAATTTTAAAATAGATGAATTCCACATCTCTAATATGCTGGTCAACCTGCTGGATAATGCCAATAAATATTCTCCAGAAGCACCGGAAATACATGTGGAAACAAGAAATGAAGGACACTGGTATATCATTGAAATTTCCGATAAAGGAATGGGAATGGACACCCAGAATAAAACCAAAATTTTCGAAAAATTCTTCAGGGAAGAAACCGGAAATATTCACAATGTAAAAGGACAAGGATTAGGTCTTTCCTATGTGAAGAAAATTGTAGAACTACACAAAGGACAGATTATCGTTGACTCTCATAAAGGAAATGGAAGTACGTTTACGATAAAACTGCCAATGGGATAA
- a CDS encoding response regulator transcription factor, with translation MSNRILLVEDDQSFGAVLKDYLTINNFEVTLATDGEQGLKEFTENEFDICIFDVMMPKKDGFSLAEDVKKIDKNTPIIFLTARNMREDILKGYQLGADDYITKPFDTELLLYKIKAILQRSSTLENEEQEQFKISNIFFDSMLRQLKVGDKEYKLSPKENELLKLLCIHRNDFMPRDLALRKIWKKENYFTARSMDVYIAKLRKLLKDDEGLEIINVHGEGFRLLVKN, from the coding sequence ATGAGCAACAGAATATTATTAGTAGAGGACGATCAGAGTTTCGGGGCAGTGCTTAAAGATTATTTGACGATCAATAATTTTGAAGTAACACTTGCCACTGATGGGGAGCAGGGACTTAAAGAATTTACAGAAAATGAATTCGACATCTGCATATTTGACGTAATGATGCCTAAAAAAGACGGGTTTTCATTGGCTGAAGATGTAAAAAAGATTGATAAAAATACACCGATCATATTTCTTACGGCAAGAAATATGAGAGAAGATATTTTGAAAGGATACCAGTTGGGAGCGGATGATTATATTACAAAACCTTTTGATACTGAACTTCTTTTATACAAAATAAAAGCAATTCTTCAGAGAAGTTCTACATTGGAAAATGAGGAGCAGGAGCAGTTTAAAATCAGTAATATTTTCTTTGACTCTATGCTGAGACAGTTGAAAGTAGGTGATAAAGAATACAAACTTTCTCCTAAAGAAAATGAATTATTGAAGCTTCTTTGTATTCACAGAAACGATTTTATGCCTAGAGATCTTGCTTTAAGAAAGATCTGGAAAAAGGAAAATTACTTTACAGCAAGAAGTATGGACGTGTATATCGCGAAGCTTCGTAAGTTATTAAAAGACGACGAAGGGTTGGAAATTATCAACGTTCACGGAGAAGGATTTAGACTTTTGGTAAAAAATTAA